One Drosophila santomea strain STO CAGO 1482 chromosome X, Prin_Dsan_1.1, whole genome shotgun sequence DNA segment encodes these proteins:
- the LOC120456013 gene encoding transcription factor mef2A: MNIGHEKHSPHYHPHPQPHPRAAASEVHRLAAGGSVTPPPPPPSSTSSSLLYHLPATAAATVSASYRHALQGHERQQSQHHLPYQHHHHHHYHQHHPHLPTGGGNVHLSRESSPASMVMTPSRRSSPPLPPLPLTTHPIHPHSHSHPHPHTHPHPHPLPLALPLRHPLALNANAGGHQSPSRSSGSVQQTSSHAQSSAQSMSVHFSQLAHAQLHLQNQLQQKLSAAASRNNNNNNNNNSSSTGSGTGTGNSTPTHEPNPMNPLSDLQNMQPFDFRKISSAAALGAFGGPLPLPQSPTEFGQHHHHSQQQQQQQHQHHLHRNQFFNAMAMAYHLPPPPPPPPPPPDSRSPPSPPSGVGQYQHQAGSGSGSGSGSGSGSSSGAGSVEESTGKQQRSSDKGSASGSWSSSQRMTRLALSSNMRASRKTPHSPGGGGGGGGGGGGNGGSVGGGKRQWGSMPANLGTQFINPVTGKKRVQCNVCLKTFCDKGALKIHFSAVHLREMHKCTVDGCSMMFSSRRSRNRHSANPNPKLHSPHLRRKISPHDGRSAQPHPLLLQAPNGLMAGLAPFGSFPLLTPPPDMRHHAMGGSGAGSGAGVSALELKHGQDYLQRSYLDAGRFEGQRRKLALENEHTEDEDDDEILEVGIHMAGDDDDDEADGDEDEDDDDPDGIVVVGDEIDSMPLDHENDNDNENENEESDERSTSAVSSLSQTKEQSSPGKVVQSGLEECHTYAHAHAHALSHGHAHSLGHAHALAQMAANKRKRKSQNPVRCPVQSDENSGENSIDYDVAADLSIKKVRLPAQAAASAKESEVGESTKSIPSPPLTPYGDLRPVGLCIKTEQDPDQDQDAELEEQQGQERKREREQEQEPVPHPVGSASKPEMKLEEQETRPADKEDGNEEQEQEESSPADTTLDLSRAAAAIKLEPLEEINYEADENRYVRIKQELMGGDESLAEESSDKTANHNNNNNNNNNINNSVRRESGNGLSASALEEREPEPETETEPEAEAEPEPEPETEVEVPEVPIDKENPLKCTACGEIFQNHFHLKTHHQSVHLKLHHKCNIDGCNAAFPSKRSRDRHSSNLNLHRKLLSTSDDHGLLHAPVMPATDPLLELMSLNLNNNKSGFHHSAMVGSAAGGGGGGVGGVNPAAVGSIQAEILARICAGAHAHGLNVPLCFEALQHRFAVGHGHAGYPLIAGDGSPPSPRLFLSHGSGASPLLFAGLPRMPRFPQLTPHMLAASAGNTAAVAAGMGGLSPFCRRTSSDSNSQHSITPPPKRSRSQSRSPDHCAHPAHAVDATGITEDSGQRQSPDRIS, translated from the exons ATGAATATTGGCCACGAGAAGCATTCGCCGCACTatcatccgcatccgcaaCCGCATCCTCGCGCCGCCGCCTCTGAAGTTCATCGTTTAGCCGCCGGCGGTTCGGTTActccgccaccgccaccaccttCGTCGACGTCATCATCGTTGTTATACCACCTGcccgccaccgccgccgccacaGTATCCGCCTCCTATCGCCACGCACTGCAAGGTCATGAGAGGCAACAGAGCCAGCATCACCTCCCctaccagcaccaccaccaccaccactaccatcAGCACCATCCACATTTGCCAACCGGTGGAGGGAACGTGCACCTGAGCCGCGAATCATCACCCGCTTCAATGGTGATGACCCCCAGTCGCCGCAGTTCGCCGCCCCTGCCGCCGCTGCCCTTGACGACGCATCCCATCCACCCGcactcgcattcgcatccgcatccacatacgcatccgcatccgcatccgctgCCCCTGGCGCTACCGCTGCGCCATCCCCTCGCCCTGAATGCGAACGCCGGTGGTCACCAGTCGCCGTCCCGCTCCTCCGGCAGCGTCCAGCAGACATCGTCGCACGCACAATCGTCGGCGCAATCGATGAGCGTTCACTTCTCGCAGCTGGCCCATGCCCAGCTGCATTTGCAGAATCAATTGCAGCAGAAGCTATCGGCGGCGGCAAGTaggaataataataacaataataataacaatagtAGTAGCACCGGATCGGGCACTGGAACGGGCAACAGTACGCCCACGCACGAACCGAATCCCATGAATCCGCTGAGTGATTTGCAGAACATGCAACCGTTTGACTTTCGGAAAATCAGCTCGGCGGCGGCGCTGGGTGCCTTTGGTGGTCCCTTGCCGCTGCCGCAGAGTCCCACGGAATTCGGACAACACCATCACCAcagtcagcagcagcagcagcagcagcatcagcaccaccTGCATCGGAACCAGTTCTTCAATGCAATGGCCATGGCCTATCAcctgccaccgccaccgccgccgcctccaccgccgcccGATTCTCGATCACCACCATCGCCGCCATCTGGTGTTGGCCAGTATCAGCATCAGGCGGGTTCGGGGTCCGGCTCAGGTTCTGGGTCCGGTTCGGGCTCCAGTTCGGGTGCAGGATCCGTGGAGGAATCAACCGGCAAGCAGCAACGGAGCAGCGATAAGGGATCCGCTTCGGGATCATGGTCCAGTTCGCAGCGTATGACCCGCCTGGCCTTATCCTCCAACATGCGGGCGAGTCGAAAGACGCCACACTCACCgggcggaggaggtggtggtggtggtggtggtggtggaaatGGAGGATCTGTTGGCGGTGGCAAGCGGCAATGGGGCTCGATGCCCGCAAATCTGGGCACCCAGTTCATCAATCCGGTGACTGGCAAGAAGCGAGTACAGTGCAATGTCTGTCTGAAGACCTTTTGTGACAAGGGCGCTCTGAAGATTCACTTCTCGGCGGTGCATCTCAGGGAGATGCACAAGTGCACGGTGGACGGGTGCAGCATGATGTTCAGCTCGAGGCGATCGAGGAATCGCCATAGCGCCAATCCGAATCCCAAGCTCCATTCGCCGCATCTGCGACGCAAAATCTCGCCGCACGATGGACGCAGTGCGCAACCGCATCCGCTATTGCTCCAGGCGCCCAATGGTCTCATGGCGGGACTGGCACCATTCGGCAGCTTCCCGCTGCTGACGCCGCCACCAGATATGCGGCATCATGCGATGGGCGGCTCGGGTGCGGGATCTGGAGCGGGAGTCAGTGCCCTGGAGCTGAAGCACGGACAGGATTATCTGCAGAGATCCTACTTGGATGCCGGACGTTTCGAGGGACAGCGACGTAAGCTGGCGCTGGAGAACGAGCACACTgaggatgaggacgacgacgagATACTGGAG GTTGGCATCCACATGGCCggcgacgatgatgacgacgaggCTGACGGCGATGAGGACGAAGATGACGATGATCCCGATGGCATCGTTGTGGTTGGCGATGAGATCGATAGCATGCCGCTGGACCACGAGAACGATAACGATAATGAGAATGAGAACGAGGAGAGCGATGAACGCTCCACATCGGCGGTATCCAGCCTGAGTCAAACCAAAGAGCAATCCAGTCCGGGCAAGGTTGTCCAGTCCGGCCTTGAGGAGTGCCACACATATGCCCACGCCCATGCCCACGCCCTCTCGCACGGACACGCCCACTCGCTTGGGCACGCCCATGCCCTCGCCCAAATGGCGGCCAATAAACGGAAACGCAAGAGTCAGAATCCCGTCCGATGTCCTGTGCAATCGGATGAGAATTCGGGCGAGAATTCAATCGACTACGATGTGGCCGCCGATCTGTCCATTAAGAAGGTGCGTCTGCCCGCGCAGGCCGCCGCATCCGCCAAAGAATCGGAGGTGGGCGAGTCCACCAAGTCGATACCATCGCCACCCCTCACGCCCTACGGTGATCTCAGGCCGGTGGGTCTCTGCATCAAGACGGAACAGGATCcggatcaggatcaggatgcCGAACTGGAAGAGCAGCAGGGTCAAGAACGCaagcgggagcgggagcaggagcaggaaccTGTACCACACCCTGTTGGCTCGGCATCCAAGCCAGAAATGAaactggaggagcaggaaaCGAGGCCAGCTGACAAGGAGGACGGCAACgaggaacaggaacaggaagaGTCATCGCCGGCGGACACCACACTGGATCTTTCACGGGCAGCGGCCGCCATCAAATTGGAGCCCCTGGAGGAGATTAACTACGAGGCGGATGAGAATCGCTATGTGCGCATCAAGCAGGAGCTGATGGGCGGCGATGAGTCCTTGGCGGAGGAGTCCAGCGACAAGACTGCCAatcacaataataataataacaataataacaatattaacAATAGTGTGCGCCGAGAAAGTGGCAACGGATTGAGTGCCAGTGCGCTCGAGGAGCGTGAACCGGAGCCGGAAACTGAAACAGAGCCCGAAGCTGAAGCCGAACCGGAACCGgagccggaaacggaagtggagGTGCCCGAAGTGCCCATCGATAAGGAGAATCCCCTAAAGTGCACCGCCTGCGGTGAGATATTCCAAAACCACTTTCATCTTAAGACGCACCACCAGAGCGTCCACCTCAAGCTGCACCACAAGTGCAATATAGATGGCTGCAATGCCGCATTTCCCTCGAAACGCAGCCGCGATCGTCACAGTTCGAATCTCAATTTGCATCGCAAACTGCTGTCGACCAGCGATGATCATGGATTACTCCATGCACCCGTGATGCCCGCAACCGATCCGCTCCTGGAGCTAATGAGTCTCAATTTGAATAACAACAAGAGCGGCTTCCATCACTCGGCGATGGTGGGCTCAGCggctggcggtggtggtggtggtgttggtggagTGAATCCGGCGGCGGTGGGCAGCATTCAGGCGGAGATCCTGGCACGCATTTGCGCCGGTGCCCATGCCCATGGACTGAATGTACCGCTCTGTTTCGAGGCACTGCAGCATCGTTTCGCCGTTGGACATGGCCACGCTGGTTATCCGTTGATCGCCGGCGATGGTTCGCCACCCAGTCCCCGCCTATTTTTGAGCCACGGCAGCGGAGCGAGTCCGCTTCTCTTTGCCGGACTGCCGCGCATGCCGAGATTCCCCCAACTGACGCCCCACATGCTGGCCGCCAGTGCTGGCAATACCGCCGCCGTTGCTGCCGGAATGGGCGGACTCAGTCCCTTCTGTCGACGCACCTCCTCCGATTCAAATTCACAGCACTCGATAACGCCACCGCCGAAGAGATCACGATCGCAGTCCAGATCACCGGATCACTGTGCACATCCGGCGCATGCCGTCGATGCCACCGGCATCACCGAGGATTCGGGCCAGCGGCAAAGTCCCGATCGCATATCATGA
- the LOC120456014 gene encoding uncharacterized protein LOC120456014: MTMTLGFRFRLQLRLSVSVWTETLVPRPPSSAFASVSESMSVFVSLSVSSCHHFSKEREREWQRHHRRLSSAGPPFLKCAGYRCRHRTWFTIRPGQIYSIYICGYTIGKILENTKSSDGNSDYHWTVH, from the exons ATGACAATGACACttggatttcgatttcgacTTCAACTCCGACTTTCCGTCTCCGTCTGGACAGAAACCCTCGTTCCCCGTCCTCCGTCTTCCGCGTTCGCGTCTGTCTCTGAATCCATGTCCGTGTTCGTTTCGCTGTCCGTGTCATCGTGTCATCATTTCAGCAaggaacgggaacgggaatggCAACGTCACCATCGCCGGCTCTCGAGTGCCGGACCCCCCTTTTTGAAATGCGCTGGGTATAGGTGTAGGCATCGAACTTGGTTTACGATTCGGCCGGGTCAGATCTActccatatacatatgtgggTACACA attgGGAAAATACTAGAAAACACCAAGAGTTCAGATGGGAACTCAGATTATCACTGGACAGTACACTAA